tttcaaattttgtattttattgataaaaagtCAGTGGccaaataaatgaatatatattaactttaactTCCTATACcttgaaatagtaaaagtaaTTCTGccttgaaaataaaacaaaagtatgGATTAAGAAATGGAGTTGGCTAAAAACACcccaacatattaaaaaaacaccTAATAAATAACATACCTTtactataattaataattagttattaattaatgttcttttattttattgattggtTAGTAATTAACATCTTTTACTGTAATGATTAAGAATTAATTATCACCTCTCCACTCACTTTTTATCTCATTTAAttgttaaacatatttttattattgtattattattaaatattataggtattattattgtattattattaaatattataagtattattattattattattaaagatataagtattattattcaacatattttctttattataggATTATTGttaaacatatatatgaatacataaatacaaaaatatgagcaaaatgctaaaatataataaattaatattattcaaCAATAATCTTCTATAGTTATAACAGGTGTTTTGAGATTACAAGGTTTTAGTTGTCTATAAAATTCCAGACGTGACATATACATGGTTTGCCATTCAGCTGTAGACGGGGCTCTATGGCGAATCCAATAAGCCGAAATGGTAGGCATTGGGTAGTCTCCTTCTAATTGTACCATCACATTATGAGTATCATATACATGTGCAATTGTAATAGCATGATGGTATTGAAAATGTTTCGGACCTCTCCAAAGAGGAAAGAAAGTTTTGTCACATCGCTTGGTTAAATAATTGAGGATCACCCCAAACCTGTTGGCAATCAGGACACCTGTCATAGGCATAACCATCCAGTGTTCTGCTGGTGCAAGCAATTGTGAGAAACACAATGAATTGCATAATTCATCGATTCCATCAGTGAAAACTCTAGCATAGACATCATATGAAGTCAATAACTCGTCTACCAGTTGATGTCGAACATAGAGCCATTGATCTTCGCCATAACCAAGACAAACAGATATTGCTCGGAATCCGCAATTTCCATCACCCCTGACATCTTGTACATGTGTGATGTAAGGGTGGAACATATCTGGAATTTCTTTCATTAGTGGATGAGTGTCACATGATT
The window above is part of the Gossypium raimondii isolate GPD5lz chromosome 9, ASM2569854v1, whole genome shotgun sequence genome. Proteins encoded here:
- the LOC105797558 gene encoding uncharacterized protein LOC105797558; protein product: MPESCDTHPLMKEIPDMFHPYITHVQDVRGDGNCGFRAISVCLGYGEDQWLYVRHQLVDELLTSYDVYARVFTDGIDELCNSLCFSQLLAPAEHWMVMPMTGVLIANRFGVILNYLTKRCDKTFFPLWRGPKHFQYHHAITIAHVYDTHNVMVQLEGDYPMPTISAYWIRHRAPSTAEWQTMYMSRLEFYRQLKPCNLKTPVITIEDYC